The following coding sequences lie in one Lolium perenne isolate Kyuss_39 chromosome 2, Kyuss_2.0, whole genome shotgun sequence genomic window:
- the LOC127333491 gene encoding uncharacterized protein isoform X1, whose protein sequence is MSRAPCDSRRRSPSPAALDSANTAAFSQKPSLQQMEILNTRPARSGGSRRCRRNPWHLLKKISKKKSSEACEKLQQSSDVRDGNEVSTFWGHAEAESCQFFGRRCFMGCQCCCS, encoded by the exons ATGTCGCGAGCCCCCTGCGACTCTCGCCGACG TTCCCCTTCTCCTGCTGCTCTGGATTCCGCTAACACGGCCGCCTTCAGCCAGAAGCCTTCTCTCCAGCAGATGGAGATCCTCaacacgcgtccggcgaggtcgggCGGGAGCCGAAGGTGTAGGCGAAATCCATGGCATCTGTTGAAAAAGATTAGCAAGAAG AAGTCCAGCGAGGCCTGTGAGAAGCTGCAGCAGTCCAGCGACGTCCGTGACGGTAACGAG GTATCGACATTTTGGGGCCACGCCGAAGCTGAGTCGTGTCAGTTCTTTGGGAGGAGATGTTTTATGGGCTGTCAATGTTGTTGCAGCTAG
- the LOC127333491 gene encoding uncharacterized protein isoform X2 — protein MSRAPCDSRRRSPSPAALDSANTAAFSQKPSLQQMEILNTRPARSGGSRRCRRNPWHLLKKISKKKSSEACEKLQQSSDVRDGIDILGPRRS, from the exons ATGTCGCGAGCCCCCTGCGACTCTCGCCGACG TTCCCCTTCTCCTGCTGCTCTGGATTCCGCTAACACGGCCGCCTTCAGCCAGAAGCCTTCTCTCCAGCAGATGGAGATCCTCaacacgcgtccggcgaggtcgggCGGGAGCCGAAGGTGTAGGCGAAATCCATGGCATCTGTTGAAAAAGATTAGCAAGAAG AAGTCCAGCGAGGCCTGTGAGAAGCTGCAGCAGTCCAGCGACGTCCGTGACG GTATCGACATTTTGGGGCCACGCCGAAGCTGA